One Methylomarinovum tepidoasis DNA window includes the following coding sequences:
- the arsB gene encoding ACR3 family arsenite efflux transporter, translating to MATTVPPPVAKRRLSFFERYLSVWVGLCMVAGVVLGGTFPQLTGRLRAMEFDHSQINIPIAVLIWLMIYPMMLKIDFSSILGVRRRPKGILITLFVNWLVKPFSMAFFAWLFCRHLLAPWIGPAQADQYIAGCIILAAAPCTAMVFVWSYLTDGDPAYTLVQVALNDLLMLILFAPIVRFLVAGASGLEVPFQVLLYSVIVFIVIPLALASLSRVVLIRWKGIAWFENYYLKAFHPVAIIALLTTLVFIFAFQADNILVKPLHIALIALPILLQVYFNASLAYGLMRLFKVPFSVAAPGALIGASNFFELAVATAITLYGPESGAALATVVGVLVEVPVMLSVVAFCNRTRHWFPSEETQAARC from the coding sequence ATGGCGACGACAGTGCCCCCCCCGGTGGCCAAAAGACGCCTCAGCTTCTTCGAACGCTATCTGTCCGTCTGGGTGGGGCTGTGCATGGTGGCCGGGGTGGTTCTGGGAGGCACCTTCCCACAACTGACCGGACGGCTGCGGGCCATGGAGTTCGACCACAGCCAGATCAACATCCCCATCGCGGTGCTGATCTGGCTGATGATCTATCCCATGATGCTGAAGATCGACTTTTCCAGCATCCTGGGGGTGCGCCGGCGGCCCAAAGGGATCCTGATCACCCTATTCGTCAACTGGCTGGTCAAGCCCTTCTCCATGGCCTTCTTCGCCTGGCTGTTCTGCCGCCACCTGCTGGCACCCTGGATCGGCCCGGCGCAGGCCGACCAGTACATCGCCGGCTGCATCATCCTGGCGGCCGCCCCCTGTACCGCCATGGTGTTCGTCTGGTCCTATCTGACCGACGGGGACCCCGCCTATACCCTGGTGCAGGTGGCCCTCAACGATCTGTTGATGCTGATCCTGTTCGCCCCCATCGTCCGCTTTCTGGTGGCAGGGGCCAGCGGTCTGGAAGTGCCGTTCCAGGTGTTGCTTTACAGCGTCATCGTCTTCATCGTGATTCCGTTGGCGCTGGCCAGTCTCAGCCGGGTGGTGCTGATCCGTTGGAAGGGGATCGCGTGGTTCGAAAACTACTATCTGAAAGCTTTTCATCCGGTCGCCATCATCGCCCTGCTGACCACCCTGGTGTTCATCTTCGCCTTCCAGGCCGACAACATTCTTGTCAAGCCGCTGCATATCGCCCTGATCGCCCTGCCGATCCTGCTGCAGGTCTATTTCAACGCCTCGCTGGCCTACGGCCTGATGCGGCTGTTCAAGGTGCCCTTCAGCGTGGCCGCGCCGGGGGCCCTGATCGGCGCCAGCAATTTCTTCGAGCTGGCGGTGGCTACCGCCATCACCCTGTACGGGCCGGAATCCGGGGCGGCGCTGGCGACCGTGGTCGGGGTGCTGGTGGAGGTGCCGGTGATGCTGTCGGTGGTGGCCTTCTGCAACCGGACTCGACATTGGTTTCCCTCCGAGGAAACACAAGCGGCAAGGTGTTGA
- a CDS encoding sulfite exporter TauE/SafE family protein codes for MSLAELLHFLGTPPVCSWLLLWCLLFFVAIFFSMLGQGGGTLYTPIQVLFGIDFHVAATTSLFLIMVTSLSATLVYRRANKVDWPLALVLESVTTLGGFVGGVGSAWFSGRVLSWLFAGVVAFAAVFMIRQWQPRPRPVSRPKWYLWRRRYDGHVFAVNLLLALPVSFLAGMVSGMVGVGGGIMKVPLMVLLLGIPMDIAVGTSALMVGVTAAGGFAGHLVAGHWDWHLSLMLALAVFLGGQIGARRALKLDRVRMKRLFGWFLLAIAVVMVVRNGGVADLVQLLEGLRQMLSQAPGAGIVICL; via the coding sequence TTGTCCCTAGCCGAATTACTACATTTTCTGGGCACGCCGCCGGTCTGCTCGTGGCTGCTGTTATGGTGCCTGCTGTTTTTTGTGGCCATCTTCTTCTCCATGCTCGGCCAGGGAGGAGGAACGCTTTATACCCCGATCCAGGTGCTGTTCGGCATCGACTTCCACGTCGCCGCCACCACCAGCCTGTTTCTGATCATGGTGACCTCCCTGTCCGCCACCCTGGTTTACCGCCGTGCCAACAAGGTGGACTGGCCCCTGGCCCTGGTGCTGGAATCCGTGACCACTCTGGGCGGGTTCGTCGGCGGGGTGGGGTCCGCCTGGTTCAGCGGCCGGGTTCTGAGCTGGTTGTTCGCAGGGGTGGTGGCCTTTGCCGCGGTGTTCATGATCCGGCAGTGGCAGCCACGTCCCAGGCCGGTGTCCCGGCCGAAATGGTATCTCTGGCGGCGTCGTTACGACGGTCATGTCTTCGCCGTGAATTTGCTCCTGGCACTGCCGGTTTCCTTCCTTGCCGGTATGGTGAGCGGAATGGTGGGAGTCGGCGGTGGCATCATGAAAGTGCCGCTGATGGTGCTGCTATTGGGGATTCCCATGGACATCGCCGTCGGTACCAGTGCTTTGATGGTCGGTGTCACCGCAGCTGGCGGTTTCGCCGGTCACCTGGTAGCTGGGCACTGGGACTGGCACCTGTCGCTGATGTTGGCGCTGGCGGTGTTTCTCGGCGGCCAGATCGGGGCGCGGCGGGCGTTGAAACTGGATCGGGTGCGGATGAAGCGGCTGTTCGGCTGGTTTCTGCTCGCAATCGCAGTGGTGATGGTAGTCAGAAACGGAGGGGTGGCCGATCTGGTGCAACTGCTGGAAGGGCTGCGGCAAATGTTGTCGCAGGCGCCTGGGGCGGGGATCGTAATTTGTCTGTAA